A single window of Synechococcus sp. C9 DNA harbors:
- a CDS encoding bifunctional nuclease family protein, translated as MIEMKVAGIALDALSRNPIVLLKDTTERRAIPIWIGQAEAKAIISALEGEDLPRPLTHDLMLNGWKLWDVTLKRVVIHSLHDNVFHAVLYLYRGDELRQLDARPSDAIALALKADLPIWVMEEVVANASIPVDREADEAELEAFREFVAQLRPEDFVGRHGHSEGQESSDRG; from the coding sequence ATGATTGAGATGAAGGTTGCCGGGATCGCCCTGGATGCCCTGAGCCGTAATCCGATTGTACTCCTCAAGGATACCACCGAACGGCGGGCTATCCCCATTTGGATTGGGCAGGCGGAAGCCAAGGCCATCATCAGTGCCCTGGAGGGGGAGGATTTACCCCGCCCCCTGACCCATGACTTGATGCTCAATGGCTGGAAATTGTGGGATGTCACCCTCAAGCGGGTGGTGATCCATTCTTTGCATGACAATGTATTTCACGCAGTGCTGTACCTGTACCGGGGGGACGAGTTGCGCCAGTTGGATGCCCGCCCCAGCGATGCCATTGCCCTGGCCCTGAAGGCGGACTTGCCGATTTGGGTGATGGAGGAGGTGGTGGCCAATGCCTCGATTCCGGTGGACCGGGAGGCGGATGAGGCGGAGTTGGAGGCGTTCCGGGAGTTTGTTGCCCAACTGCGACCGGAGGATTTTGTGGGGCGGCATGGCCATAGCGAGGGGCAGGAATCATCGGATCGGGGTTAG
- a CDS encoding ABC transporter permease translates to MGFIYLPILVLVVYSFNHSRFTGVWQGFTWDWYRVLLTGEGGAFPETVGFGANGVMHALGNSLVVAVVTTGVATVLGTALALGLERGRGPGRMAVEALVLLPLVIPEIAQGVSLLVFFTWGFRLWEAWGGGKLTLGLPTVTIGHITFAISFVTLVVRARLAELDPRWEAAAMDLGANPWQTLWRITLPWLTPAIGSGALLVFTLSLDDFVVTFFTAGVGATTLPVFVYGMIKFSVTPAINAISTLMLLASTLLVLVAWWMQGERGNGKPKEV, encoded by the coding sequence TTGGGGTTTATTTACCTGCCCATCCTGGTCTTGGTGGTCTATTCGTTTAATCATTCCCGTTTCACCGGGGTTTGGCAGGGGTTTACCTGGGATTGGTATCGGGTGTTGCTCACCGGGGAAGGGGGGGCCTTTCCTGAAACCGTGGGGTTTGGTGCCAATGGGGTGATGCACGCCCTGGGCAATAGCCTGGTGGTGGCGGTGGTGACGACGGGGGTGGCGACGGTGCTGGGCACGGCCTTGGCTTTGGGGTTGGAGCGGGGGCGGGGGCCGGGGCGGATGGCAGTGGAAGCGTTGGTGCTGTTGCCCTTGGTGATCCCGGAGATTGCCCAGGGGGTGTCCCTGCTGGTGTTTTTTACCTGGGGGTTCCGGCTGTGGGAGGCTTGGGGGGGCGGGAAACTGACCCTGGGGTTGCCTACGGTGACGATTGGGCATATTACGTTTGCGATTTCCTTTGTCACGTTGGTGGTGCGGGCCCGGTTGGCGGAATTGGACCCCCGGTGGGAGGCGGCGGCGATGGATTTGGGGGCGAATCCCTGGCAGACCCTCTGGCGGATTACTTTGCCCTGGTTGACTCCGGCCATCGGGAGCGGGGCGTTGTTGGTGTTTACCCTCTCTTTGGATGACTTTGTGGTGACTTTTTTTACAGCGGGGGTTGGCGCTACAACGCTACCAGTATTTGTCTATGGCATGATTAAATTTTCAGTAACTCCCGCCATCAATGCCATTTCTACCCTGATGCTCTTGGCTTCGACCCTATTGGTGCTGGTGGCCTGGTGGATGCAGGGGGAGCGGGGGAACGGTAAGCCGAAGGAGGTGTAA
- a CDS encoding spermidine/putrescine ABC transporter substrate-binding protein produces the protein MGTKSWWRRWWLGLLTLGLVACLPLGCTGVNAPSTPSSPTATLSIYNWATYIDPQALSEFEKRFNVRIKYDTFDSPDTLYAKLKPGNPGYDVIFPSDYLVARMINEGMLLPLDQAQVPNQVHLGETFRNPAYDPGNRYSMPYQWGTQGIGYNKKKIGRSLDSWEAMFDPQYRVSWQEESRATLGAVLIALGLDPNTTEASEINRARDWLIQHKRNIVAFAPDTGEELLNQGEVVLAFENSGDVFQVMAENPDLAYSIPKQGAILWVDTMAIPKGAPQVELAHQFINYLLEPQVAAQISNYTRYATPNQTAIQDKLIRAEDLTNPAMYPPPAVMRKLYILKNLPAPTLKLYEAAWNAVKLQVSKG, from the coding sequence ATGGGGACAAAATCCTGGTGGCGACGGTGGTGGTTGGGGTTGTTGACCTTGGGGCTGGTCGCTTGCCTGCCTCTGGGATGTACGGGTGTGAACGCTCCTTCGACCCCATCCTCCCCTACGGCGACTTTGAGTATTTACAACTGGGCGACCTATATTGACCCCCAGGCGTTGAGCGAGTTTGAAAAGCGGTTCAATGTACGGATTAAGTACGACACTTTTGACAGCCCGGATACCCTCTACGCCAAGCTGAAACCGGGGAACCCTGGCTATGATGTGATTTTTCCCTCGGATTACCTGGTGGCACGGATGATCAACGAGGGGATGCTATTGCCCCTGGATCAGGCGCAAGTTCCCAACCAGGTGCATTTAGGGGAAACCTTTCGCAACCCGGCCTACGACCCCGGCAACCGCTACAGTATGCCCTACCAGTGGGGCACCCAAGGCATTGGCTACAACAAAAAAAAGATTGGTCGCTCCCTTGACAGTTGGGAGGCCATGTTTGACCCCCAGTACCGGGTCTCCTGGCAGGAGGAATCCCGGGCGACTTTGGGGGCGGTGTTGATTGCCCTGGGTTTGGACCCCAATACCACTGAAGCCAGCGAGATCAACCGGGCCCGGGATTGGCTGATCCAACACAAGCGGAATATCGTCGCCTTTGCCCCGGATACGGGGGAGGAACTGCTCAATCAGGGGGAGGTGGTATTGGCGTTTGAAAATAGCGGTGATGTGTTTCAGGTGATGGCGGAAAACCCCGACCTGGCCTACAGTATTCCGAAGCAGGGAGCCATTTTGTGGGTGGATACAATGGCGATTCCCAAGGGGGCACCCCAGGTGGAATTGGCGCACCAATTCATCAATTATCTGCTGGAACCCCAGGTGGCCGCCCAAATTTCCAACTACACCCGCTATGCCACCCCCAACCAAACCGCCATCCAGGACAAACTGATCCGGGCGGAGGATTTGACCAACCCGGCCATGTACCCCCCGCCAGCGGTGATGCGCAAACTGTACATTCTCAAGAACCTGCCCGCCCCTACCCTCAAGCTCTACGAGGCGGCTTGGAATGCGGTCAAACTCCAGGTGAGCAAAGGCTGA